Proteins encoded together in one Zingiber officinale cultivar Zhangliang unplaced genomic scaffold, Zo_v1.1 ctg134, whole genome shotgun sequence window:
- the LOC122036218 gene encoding putative disease resistance protein RGA3, which translates to MATETQVFGRCSEINQLIDMLLDTSTSDTDDNISVVSIAGRRGVGKTTVAQSVYCNRKVEKHFDLKAWICFKSKPFQLRISMIDMTRSAPMEISDYDNDLLDLLDLDRIEEILCEVLKGNKYLIVLDSVWDERNWKEMRSYWLVLYAIFDQLGKEGSKILVTTCSHDVANYLNARGAIVLKCLKDQVFWKLFRSCAFGDDANLSENLECIGQEISNKLVGLPLAAKVVGGLLHSRMEEHYWRDVLDNMSWQQDQETDGILTSLRLSYEFLPQHLKPCFLYCSLFPEEHRFEKDALVHYWMALDYIGSCAEGGEGEKRTPEDVGRDYFTELQHRSFFQKRKMLETSKTEFYVTHSLLHDVAKFVAGDVIYRYEYGNFIRPRIPNEVCHLYLGSTDWVNVLRRQISEVKKLQSLVVHPPPYTDSTVVDLKAIFTALSNVRILIFLDQDVATHVLTECVDSMLQLRYLEVAGGAECYKPWGGNHLCHLQVLKVTKIKYRLDDISFGSCLTQVFAKLNNLRHLYMDFYSAVSGIGLLTSLQELSRVFKVGEHEGKISQLKHLNQLRGSLLIKGLENVRDEREAKEAMLENKEYLEKLDLCWSPADKVNAASIERNENVLRGLQPHSNLKELKIISYWGPMAPSWISETKLSNIERIELFGCRIMQVFPPLGELPLLRVLRLVNLDFLEYIGNEVYGKADDQAFPMLEELVLLRLLQLKEWSEPKGGGKITMMPRLRILEIQQCRELKLPIPFALDSPLGEFKVGLYSPKLKGISLLTTYIPVNCKLSGLKILSIGPTSKVERFSGDENEWFERLTSLEELRFTDCEDLKSLPATLRSLPSLKRLHIDKCRQIHFLLEELPAALEELNMIDNCLQQATSAGAKPAE; encoded by the coding sequence ATGGCCACAGAAACTCAAGTGTTTGGTCGATGCAGTGAGATAAACCAATTGATAGATATGCTGTTGGATACATCTACCTCTGACACCGACGACAACATATCAGTCGTGTCTATTGCCGGCAGAAGAGGAGTGGGAAAGACCACTGTCGCACAATCTGTTTATTGTAATCGAAAAGTGGAAAAGCATTTTGATCTAAAGGCATGGATTTGCTTTAAATCGAAGCCATTTCAATTGAGAATTTCTATGATAGACATGACTAGATCTGCTCCTATGGAAATATCTGACTATGACAATGATCTTCTCGATCTTCTCGATCTCGATAGAATCGAAGAGATTCTTTGTGAGGTGTTAAAAGGAAACAAGTATTTAATCGTGCTGGATAGTGTATGGGACGAGAGGAACTGGAAGGAGATGAGGTCTTATTGGCTCGTGTTGTACGCTATATTTGATCAATTGGGGAAAGAAGGTAGCAAAATCTTGGTCACTACTTGTTCTCATGATGTTGCAAACTATCTGAACGCAAGGGGCGCAATAGTTTTGAAGTGCTTAAAAGACCAAGTGTTTTGGAAGCTTTTCCGATCATGCGCATTTGGTGATGATGCaaatttatcagaaaatttaGAATGCATTGGTCAGGAAATATCTAACAAGTTGGTCGGTCTTCCTCTCGCCGCAAAGGTTGTAGGAGGTCTACTTCACTCAAGAATGGAGGAACACTACTGGAGGGATGTCTTAGACAATATGTCATGGCAACAGGACCAAGAAACTGATGGAATTCTCACATCTCTAAGATTGAGTTATGAGTTCCTTCCCCAACACCTCAAGCCTTGCTTTCTTTATTGTTCTCTGTTTCCTGAGGAACACCGATTTGAAAAGGATGCATTAGTACATTACTGGATGGCACTGGATTATATAGGATCATGCGCAGAAGGGGGGGAGGGGGAGAAGAGGACTCCAGAGGATGTAGGACGAGATTATTTTACTGAATTACAACACAGATCATTCTTCCAGAAGAGAAAAATGCTAGAAACTTCGAAGACGGAATTTTATGTGACGCACAGTCTTCTTCACGATGTTGCAAAATTTGTCGCTGGGGACGTAATTTACCGATATGAATATGGCAATTTTATACGACCAAGAATTCCCAATGAGGTCTGTCACCTGTATCTCGGCTCCACTGACTGGGTTAATGTCTTACGGCGTCAAATTAGTGAAGTGAAGAAGCTGCAAAGCTTGGTGGTACATCCTCCTCCGTACACAGACTCAACGGTGGTAGACTTGAAAGCCATATTTACAGCATTATCAAATGTACGCATTTTGATATTCCTAGATCAGGATGTGGCTACTCATGTTCTAACTGAGTGCGTTGATTCTATGCTACAACTGCGATATCTTGAAGTGGCTGGTGGAGCAGAATGTTATAAGCCCTGGGGGGGCAATCATCTGTGTCACTTGCAAGTCCTGAAAGTCACAAAAATTAAATATAGGCTCGATGATATATCCTTTGGCAGTTGTTTGACTCAAGTTTTTGCTAAATTAAACAACCTGCGCCATTTATACATGGACTTTTATTCTGCTGTGTCTGGAATTGGGCTCTTGACTTCGCTGCAGGAACTGAGCAGGGTCTTTAAAGTTGGAGAACATGAGGGCAAGATAAGTCAGCTAAAGCATCTCAATCAACTTCGAGGATCCCTTCTAATCAAAGGTTTGGAAAATGTCAGAGACGAGAGAGAAGCAAAGGAAGCCATGTTGGAGAATAAAGAATACCTTGAAAAATTGGACTTGTGTTGGTCTCCTGCAGATAAGGTTAATGCTGCCAGTATTGAAAGGAACGAGAATGTTCTCCGAGGACTCCAGCCTCACTCCAACCTGAAAGAGCTAAAAATTATTAGTTATTGGGGTCCAATGGCTCCGAGTTGGATTAGTGAAACAAAATTGTCGAACATAGAGAGGATTGAACTATTCGGTTGTAGGATCATGCAAGTCTTCCCTCCACTCGGAGAACTCCCTTTGCTCAGGGTTCTACGTCTTGTTAATCTGGATTTCCTGGAATATATTGGTAACGAAGTCTATGGTAAGGCTGATGATCAGGCTTTCCCAATGCTGGAGGAGCTCGTATTACTTCGCCTGTTGCAATTGAAAGAATGGTCAGAACCAAAAGGTGGTGGTAAAATTACAATGATGCCTCGCCTTCGTATTTTGGAAATCCAACAATGCCGGGAGTTGAAGCTGCCTATCCCCTTCGCATTGGATTCGCCACTCGGAGAATTTAAAGTTGGCCTTTATTCGCCTAAACTCAAAGGCATATCATTGCTCACTACTTATATTCCAGTTAACTGCAAGCTTTCCGGACTCAAAATTTTGTCTATTGGTCCAACGTCCAAAGTTGAAAGATTCAGTGGTGATGAGAACGAGTGGTTTGAACGACTCACGTCTCTTGAGGAGCTAAGGTTCACCGATTGCGAAGATCTGAAGTCACTACCCGCTACTTTGAGAAGCCTTCCATCTCTTAAGAGGCTGCATATAGACAAGTGCCGTCAAATTCACTTCCTGCTGGAGGAACTTCCTGCTGCCTTGGAAGAGTTGAACATGATTGATAACTGCCTGCAGCAGGCAACATCTGCTGGAGCCAAACCTGCAGAATAA